The DNA segment CAATAAAAAACGCCAAAAGGTGGCAGAGGCTCAAGCTGAACTGGATCAGGCGCAGGCCAAACTTGAGCAATAGCGGCGAGGCCATTAGCTGCTGCGCTATGGATGCTGGACTCAATCTGGCATTTTAAACTGCGATGCGCTTTAAGCTCTTGGCCTCGAATGCTAAAATCGTTTGAAAAATAAATGGTTGTGAAATATTTGTTGCTAGGTTCAATTGTGAGCGTGTCACGCTCTCGCAACCTTATTGCTTTATCTTGGGATGGCTTGATTGGGCAGATAACCCAGCCGTTTCTCTAGGAGTAGATTGTGGATCAAGAAATTCGCCTTGAAATCTCGGGCTGGTTATCGAGTGTCGGGATCGACAGCCAACCGTCCGACAGCATTTCAACGAGCATTATGCTGCTTGCCTGTGTGCTGGTGGCGGCCATTGCTTATTTTATTATGCGCCGTGGGGTGATCCGCGCGGTGAACATGGTGATCCTGCGTTCCAAGGCGACGTGGGACGATGTGTTTATGCGCTATAAAGTGCTCGAAAAGCTGGCGATGTTAGTCCCCGCGATAGTGCTCAACCTGCTAGTGCCCATTACCTTAACCGAGCACCCCGTGCTAAGCAGTTTAGTCGACCGTCTATTGAGTATTTGGTTGGTTATCCTGATGATCCGCGCCATTTACGCTGGGCTCGATGCGGTTAATGAGATTTCCGATGTCAATCTGGTCAGTCGCCGCTTGCCGGTAAAAAGCTTTGTGCAGCTGATTAAACTGTTCCTGTTCTTTGTTGGTCTGATCGTATCGATTTCCGTACTGGCGGATCAATCACCCGTGTACTTCCTCAGCGGTTTAGGTGTGGCAACGGGTTTTGTGATGTTAGTGTTCCGCGACACTATTTTAGGCTTTGTGGCGGGCATTCAGCTCGCCGCCAACCGCATGGTGAGCAAGGGCGACTGGATCCAAATGGACAAGTACGGCGCCGACGGTGCGGTGGAGGAAGTGTCCTTAACCACGGTCAAAGTGCGTAACTGGGATAAGACCATCACTATGATCCCCGCCTATGCCTTAGTATCGGATGCATTTCGTAACTGGCGCGGTATGTCGGAATCGGGTGGGCGCCGTATCAAGCGTGCGGTCAATATCGATATCAACAGCATTAAGTTTTTATCTGAGGAAGAGCGAAATCGCCTCAGTAAAATCAATTGCTTGAAAGAGTATTTCCCCGCCAAGATCAGCGAAATTCAAGAGTCGAATGCCAAAGTGTCGGATCTGGATATGAAGGTCAACGGCCGCCATCTGACCAACGTCGGCACTTTCCGCGCCTATTTGCAGGAGTACCTGCAACGCCACGATAAAGTGCACAAAGATATGACACTGATGGTGCGCCAACTGGCCCCCACGACCGAAGGTTTACCGATAGAGATTTATATCTTTACCAATGACACCCGTTGGGCTTTTTATGAGGCGATACAAGCGGATATCTTCGACCATATCTTTGCCGTATTGCCCGAGTTTGGTTTACAGGCCTTCCAAGCGCCGACGGGCAACGATATCCGCAGTCTAAAATCGGTGAAAGTCGAAGGTTAATCTCGACTGACTAAGATGGCGGCGAGGGTGAGAAACACGCCGCCGCTGGTACGGTCAAACCAATGCAGTTTGTTGCTGGCCTTTAGGCTCGGGGCCAGCACATTCGCCATCGAGGCGTACAGCATCACAAAACTAAAATCGACCAGCGCCCAGGTGAGGGCAAGAATCGTCAGTTGCGGCATTTGTGGTGCGGTTAAATCGATAAATTGTGGAAATAACGCCGCAAAAAACAGCAGGTCTTTAGGATTGCTGATCCCCACTAAAAATGCCTGTTTATAGAGTTGCTTAGCTGTCCCTTTTCCTTCGGTTTTCGCTACTTCCAGCTTTTGCCCTTGTTGCTTAGTGAGCAGCAACTTAATACCTAAGAACACTAGATAGGCGGCGCCGCACCATTTGAGTAGGCTAAAGCCGTATTCCGAGGCGCTGATTATCGCGCCTAATCCTGCTGCCGAAGCCGCCATCAGCACCAGTGCGGCGCTGACACTGCCAAGCCCCGTGGCTATGCTGCGTTTTTTGCCGAAATGAATGCCGTGGGACATAGACAACATGGCGATAGGCCCGGGGGAAATCCCAATCAAAACAATCGCAAAAAGGTAGAGTAACCAAGTTTCGGTCTGCATGTTTTGCTCCGTTATTCCTCAAGCATTAACGTCTGTTGTCTGGCGTATAGTCGGGGATCGTTTTGGGATGACGCCCTTTAATGCTGCGGTAAAAACTGAGGATTTCCGCCATATCTTGTTCGATTTCCCTTGGTTGCAGTGGCGGTTGGATCACCACGGCCTTACGGG comes from the Shewanella mangrovisoli genome and includes:
- a CDS encoding mechanosensitive ion channel family protein: MDQEIRLEISGWLSSVGIDSQPSDSISTSIMLLACVLVAAIAYFIMRRGVIRAVNMVILRSKATWDDVFMRYKVLEKLAMLVPAIVLNLLVPITLTEHPVLSSLVDRLLSIWLVILMIRAIYAGLDAVNEISDVNLVSRRLPVKSFVQLIKLFLFFVGLIVSISVLADQSPVYFLSGLGVATGFVMLVFRDTILGFVAGIQLAANRMVSKGDWIQMDKYGADGAVEEVSLTTVKVRNWDKTITMIPAYALVSDAFRNWRGMSESGGRRIKRAVNIDINSIKFLSEEERNRLSKINCLKEYFPAKISEIQESNAKVSDLDMKVNGRHLTNVGTFRAYLQEYLQRHDKVHKDMTLMVRQLAPTTEGLPIEIYIFTNDTRWAFYEAIQADIFDHIFAVLPEFGLQAFQAPTGNDIRSLKSVKVEG
- a CDS encoding LysE family translocator produces the protein MQTETWLLYLFAIVLIGISPGPIAMLSMSHGIHFGKKRSIATGLGSVSAALVLMAASAAGLGAIISASEYGFSLLKWCGAAYLVFLGIKLLLTKQQGQKLEVAKTEGKGTAKQLYKQAFLVGISNPKDLLFFAALFPQFIDLTAPQMPQLTILALTWALVDFSFVMLYASMANVLAPSLKASNKLHWFDRTSGGVFLTLAAILVSRD